A genomic segment from Zonotrichia albicollis isolate bZonAlb1 chromosome 19, bZonAlb1.hap1, whole genome shotgun sequence encodes:
- the RNF157 gene encoding E3 ubiquitin ligase RNF157 isoform X1 translates to MGALTSRQNAGVEEVDIPANSVYRYPPKSGSYFANHFIMGGEKFDSTHPEGYLFGENSDLNFLGNRPVVFPYAAPPPQEPVKTLRSLINIRKDTLRLVKCSEEVKTPGEEVSKAKVHYNVEFTFDTDARVAITIYYQATEEFHNGVASYTPRDNSLQSETVHYKRGVCQQFCVPSHTIDPSEWSEEELGFDLDREVYPMVVQAVVDEGEEHSGHCHVLLATFEKHSDGTFCVKPLKQKQVVDGVSYLLQEIYGIENKYNTQDSKVAEDEVSDNSAECVVCLSDVRDTLILPCRHLCLCNTCADTLRYQANNCPICRLPFRALLQIRAMRKKLGPLSPTSFNPIIAAQSSDSEEHSSSEHIPPGYEVVSLLEALNGPLTPSPAALPLRALGDPPGVGTLPSYGSEGPLPALRALAPLERLPDCGPTGLKLKRSISKSISQNSSILPEEEDEKSCTESELRVARRRSPARHEEECGATPESENLTLSSSGAIDQSSCTGTPLSSTISSPEEPVSSSLAQSVMSMASSQSQHSQLSTDTVSSMSGSYIAPGTEEEEEEEEEEEGDMLPSPAAASATASDGESTPVESPDDLNFVSISAEERDAEGNDVLEDEDASPTQEDGPRTGAFLGLSCDNNNDMGIAHVRALDNKLCSEACLPGSSVCVKVHVRSVPTRFPPPTLVPLPCPELPKAAVPDSCPINIEE, encoded by the exons GGAGTTACTTCGCCAACCACTTCATCATGGGCGGGGAGAAGTTCGACTCCACGCACCCCGAGGGCTACCTGTTCGGCGAGAACAGCGACCTCAACTTCCTGGGCAACCGGCCCGTGGTG TTCCCTTATGCTGCTCCACCTCCTCAGGAACCCGTGAAGACCCTCAGGAGTTTAATCAACATCCGCAAGGACACCCTGCGCCTCGTCAA gTGCTCGGAGGAGGTGAAGACCCCGGGGGAAGAAGTGAGCAAAGCCAAGGTGCACTACAATGTGGAGTTCACCTTCGACACAGACGCCCGTGTGGCCATAACCATCTACTACCAGGCAACTGAGGAGTTCCACAACGGGGTGGCGAG ctacACCCCCAGGGACAACAGCCTGCAGTCGGAGACAGTGCACTACAAGCGGGGGGTGTGCCAGCAGTTCTGTGTGCCCTCCCACACCATCGACCCCTCTGAGTGGAGCGAGGAGGAG ctgggcTTCGACCTGGACCGCGAGGTTTATCCCATGGTGGTGCAGGCAGTGGTGGATGAAGGagagg AGCACAGTGGGCACTGCCACGTGCTGCTGGCCACCTTTGAGAAG CACAGTGATGGCACCTTCTGCGTGAAGCCCCTCAAGCAGAAGCAAGTG GTGGATGGTGTGAGCTACCTCCTGCAGGAGATCTATGGCATCGAGAACAAGTACAACACACAGGACTCCAAG GTGGCCGAGGATGAGGTGAGCGATAACAGCGCCGAGTGCGTGGTGTGCCTGTCGGACGTGCGGGACACGCTGATCCTGCCCTGCCGCCACCTCTGCCTGTGCAACACCTGCGCCGACACCCTGCGCTACCAGGCCAACAACTGCCCCATCTGCAGGCTGC ctttcCGAGCCCTGCTTCAAATCCGAGCCATGAGGAAGAAGCTGGGCCCGCTCTCGCCCACCAGCTTCAACCCCATCATCGCCGCACAGAGCTCGGACTCCGAGGAGCACTCG TCCTCGGAGCACATCCCGCCGGGTTATGAGGTGGTTTCCCTGCTGGAGGCCCTCAATGGGCCCCTGACGCCATCGCCGGCCGCGCTGCCCCTGCGGGCCCTGGGGGACCCCCCCGGCGTGGGGACCCTGCCCTCGTACGGCAGCGAGGGCCCCCTGCCCGCCCTGAGGGCCCTGGCACCCCTGGAGCGCCTGCCCGACTGCGGCCCCACGGGGCTCAAGCTCAAGAGGAGCATCTCCAA GTCCATCTCACAGAATTCCTCCATCCTGCCCgaagaggaggatgagaagTCGTGCACTGAGTCAGAGCTGAGGGTGGCCAGGAGGAGATCCCCAGCCCGGCATGAGGAG GAATGTGGTGCAACCCCAGAGAGTGAAAACCTCACCCTGTCATCATCAGGAGCCATCGACCAGTCCTCGTGCACTGGGACACCCCTGTCCTCCACCATCTCGTCCCCAGAAG AGCCCgtgagcagcagcctggctcagTCCGTCATGTCCATGGCCTCCTCCCAGAGCCAGCACTCCCAGCTCAGCACCGACACCGTGTCCTCCATGTCTGGCTCCTACATCGCCCCTGGCacggaggaggaagaggaggaggaggaggaagaggagggggacATGCTCCCCTCGCCCGCGGCCGCGAGCGCCACAGCCTCTGATGGAGAG TCAACACCTGTGGAGTCCCCAGATGATCTGAACTTTGTCAGCATCTCTGCCGAGGAGCGCGATGCCGAG GGCAACGATGTGCTGGAGGACGAGGATGCCTCTCCCACACAGGAAGACG GCCCGAGGACAGGCGCTTTCCTCGGTCTGAGCTGTGACAATAACAATGACATGGGCATCGCACACGTGAGAGCGCTGGACAATAAACTGTGCTCTGAGGCCTGCTTACCTG GCTCCTCCGTCTGTGTGAAAGTTCATGTTCGCTCTGTGCCAACACGGTTTCCTCCACCCACGCTtgtgccccttccctgcccagagTTGCCCAAAG
- the RNF157 gene encoding E3 ubiquitin ligase RNF157 isoform X4, whose amino-acid sequence MGALTSRQNAGVEEVDIPANSVYRYPPKSGSYFANHFIMGGEKFDSTHPEGYLFGENSDLNFLGNRPVVEPVKTLRSLINIRKDTLRLVKCSEEVKTPGEEVSKAKVHYNVEFTFDTDARVAITIYYQATEEFHNGVASYTPRDNSLQSETVHYKRGVCQQFCVPSHTIDPSEWSEEELGFDLDREVYPMVVQAVVDEGEEHSGHCHVLLATFEKHSDGTFCVKPLKQKQVVDGVSYLLQEIYGIENKYNTQDSKVAEDEVSDNSAECVVCLSDVRDTLILPCRHLCLCNTCADTLRYQANNCPICRLPFRALLQIRAMRKKLGPLSPTSFNPIIAAQSSDSEEHSSSEHIPPGYEVVSLLEALNGPLTPSPAALPLRALGDPPGVGTLPSYGSEGPLPALRALAPLERLPDCGPTGLKLKRSISKSISQNSSILPEEEDEKSCTESELRVARRRSPARHEEECGATPESENLTLSSSGAIDQSSCTGTPLSSTISSPEEPVSSSLAQSVMSMASSQSQHSQLSTDTVSSMSGSYIAPGTEEEEEEEEEEEGDMLPSPAAASATASDGESTPVESPDDLNFVSISAEERDAEGNDVLEDEDASPTQEDGPRTGAFLGLSCDNNNDMGIAHVRALDNKLCSEACLPGSSVCVKVHVRSVPTRFPPPTLVPLPCPELPKAAVPDSCPINIEE is encoded by the exons GGAGTTACTTCGCCAACCACTTCATCATGGGCGGGGAGAAGTTCGACTCCACGCACCCCGAGGGCTACCTGTTCGGCGAGAACAGCGACCTCAACTTCCTGGGCAACCGGCCCGTGGTG GAACCCGTGAAGACCCTCAGGAGTTTAATCAACATCCGCAAGGACACCCTGCGCCTCGTCAA gTGCTCGGAGGAGGTGAAGACCCCGGGGGAAGAAGTGAGCAAAGCCAAGGTGCACTACAATGTGGAGTTCACCTTCGACACAGACGCCCGTGTGGCCATAACCATCTACTACCAGGCAACTGAGGAGTTCCACAACGGGGTGGCGAG ctacACCCCCAGGGACAACAGCCTGCAGTCGGAGACAGTGCACTACAAGCGGGGGGTGTGCCAGCAGTTCTGTGTGCCCTCCCACACCATCGACCCCTCTGAGTGGAGCGAGGAGGAG ctgggcTTCGACCTGGACCGCGAGGTTTATCCCATGGTGGTGCAGGCAGTGGTGGATGAAGGagagg AGCACAGTGGGCACTGCCACGTGCTGCTGGCCACCTTTGAGAAG CACAGTGATGGCACCTTCTGCGTGAAGCCCCTCAAGCAGAAGCAAGTG GTGGATGGTGTGAGCTACCTCCTGCAGGAGATCTATGGCATCGAGAACAAGTACAACACACAGGACTCCAAG GTGGCCGAGGATGAGGTGAGCGATAACAGCGCCGAGTGCGTGGTGTGCCTGTCGGACGTGCGGGACACGCTGATCCTGCCCTGCCGCCACCTCTGCCTGTGCAACACCTGCGCCGACACCCTGCGCTACCAGGCCAACAACTGCCCCATCTGCAGGCTGC ctttcCGAGCCCTGCTTCAAATCCGAGCCATGAGGAAGAAGCTGGGCCCGCTCTCGCCCACCAGCTTCAACCCCATCATCGCCGCACAGAGCTCGGACTCCGAGGAGCACTCG TCCTCGGAGCACATCCCGCCGGGTTATGAGGTGGTTTCCCTGCTGGAGGCCCTCAATGGGCCCCTGACGCCATCGCCGGCCGCGCTGCCCCTGCGGGCCCTGGGGGACCCCCCCGGCGTGGGGACCCTGCCCTCGTACGGCAGCGAGGGCCCCCTGCCCGCCCTGAGGGCCCTGGCACCCCTGGAGCGCCTGCCCGACTGCGGCCCCACGGGGCTCAAGCTCAAGAGGAGCATCTCCAA GTCCATCTCACAGAATTCCTCCATCCTGCCCgaagaggaggatgagaagTCGTGCACTGAGTCAGAGCTGAGGGTGGCCAGGAGGAGATCCCCAGCCCGGCATGAGGAG GAATGTGGTGCAACCCCAGAGAGTGAAAACCTCACCCTGTCATCATCAGGAGCCATCGACCAGTCCTCGTGCACTGGGACACCCCTGTCCTCCACCATCTCGTCCCCAGAAG AGCCCgtgagcagcagcctggctcagTCCGTCATGTCCATGGCCTCCTCCCAGAGCCAGCACTCCCAGCTCAGCACCGACACCGTGTCCTCCATGTCTGGCTCCTACATCGCCCCTGGCacggaggaggaagaggaggaggaggaggaagaggagggggacATGCTCCCCTCGCCCGCGGCCGCGAGCGCCACAGCCTCTGATGGAGAG TCAACACCTGTGGAGTCCCCAGATGATCTGAACTTTGTCAGCATCTCTGCCGAGGAGCGCGATGCCGAG GGCAACGATGTGCTGGAGGACGAGGATGCCTCTCCCACACAGGAAGACG GCCCGAGGACAGGCGCTTTCCTCGGTCTGAGCTGTGACAATAACAATGACATGGGCATCGCACACGTGAGAGCGCTGGACAATAAACTGTGCTCTGAGGCCTGCTTACCTG GCTCCTCCGTCTGTGTGAAAGTTCATGTTCGCTCTGTGCCAACACGGTTTCCTCCACCCACGCTtgtgccccttccctgcccagagTTGCCCAAAG
- the RNF157 gene encoding E3 ubiquitin ligase RNF157 isoform X2 has translation MGALTSRQNAGVEEVDIPANSVYRYPPKSGSYFANHFIMGGEKFDSTHPEGYLFGENSDLNFLGNRPVVFPYAAPPPQEPVKTLRSLINIRKDTLRLVKCSEEVKTPGEEVSKAKVHYNVEFTFDTDARVAITIYYQATEEFHNGVASYTPRDNSLQSETVHYKRGVCQQFCVPSHTIDPSEWSEEELGFDLDREVYPMVVQAVVDEGEEHSGHCHVLLATFEKHSDGTFCVKPLKQKQVVDGVSYLLQEIYGIENKYNTQDSKVAEDEVSDNSAECVVCLSDVRDTLILPCRHLCLCNTCADTLRYQANNCPICRLPFRALLQIRAMRKKLGPLSPTSFNPIIAAQSSDSEEHSSSEHIPPGYEVVSLLEALNGPLTPSPAALPLRALGDPPGVGTLPSYGSEGPLPALRALAPLERLPDCGPTGLKLKRSISKSISQNSSILPEEEDEKSCTESELRVARRRSPARHEEECGATPESENLTLSSSGAIDQSSCTGTPLSSTISSPEEPVSSSLAQSVMSMASSQSQHSQLSTDTVSSMSGSYIAPGTEEEEEEEEEEEGDMLPSPAAASATASDGESTPVESPDDLNFVSISAEERDAEGNDVLEDEDASPTQEDGPRTGAFLGLSCDNNNDMGIAHVRALDNKLCSEACLPGPEAANNNVGLQQPRPRCPPGPPDPAAPALPV, from the exons GGAGTTACTTCGCCAACCACTTCATCATGGGCGGGGAGAAGTTCGACTCCACGCACCCCGAGGGCTACCTGTTCGGCGAGAACAGCGACCTCAACTTCCTGGGCAACCGGCCCGTGGTG TTCCCTTATGCTGCTCCACCTCCTCAGGAACCCGTGAAGACCCTCAGGAGTTTAATCAACATCCGCAAGGACACCCTGCGCCTCGTCAA gTGCTCGGAGGAGGTGAAGACCCCGGGGGAAGAAGTGAGCAAAGCCAAGGTGCACTACAATGTGGAGTTCACCTTCGACACAGACGCCCGTGTGGCCATAACCATCTACTACCAGGCAACTGAGGAGTTCCACAACGGGGTGGCGAG ctacACCCCCAGGGACAACAGCCTGCAGTCGGAGACAGTGCACTACAAGCGGGGGGTGTGCCAGCAGTTCTGTGTGCCCTCCCACACCATCGACCCCTCTGAGTGGAGCGAGGAGGAG ctgggcTTCGACCTGGACCGCGAGGTTTATCCCATGGTGGTGCAGGCAGTGGTGGATGAAGGagagg AGCACAGTGGGCACTGCCACGTGCTGCTGGCCACCTTTGAGAAG CACAGTGATGGCACCTTCTGCGTGAAGCCCCTCAAGCAGAAGCAAGTG GTGGATGGTGTGAGCTACCTCCTGCAGGAGATCTATGGCATCGAGAACAAGTACAACACACAGGACTCCAAG GTGGCCGAGGATGAGGTGAGCGATAACAGCGCCGAGTGCGTGGTGTGCCTGTCGGACGTGCGGGACACGCTGATCCTGCCCTGCCGCCACCTCTGCCTGTGCAACACCTGCGCCGACACCCTGCGCTACCAGGCCAACAACTGCCCCATCTGCAGGCTGC ctttcCGAGCCCTGCTTCAAATCCGAGCCATGAGGAAGAAGCTGGGCCCGCTCTCGCCCACCAGCTTCAACCCCATCATCGCCGCACAGAGCTCGGACTCCGAGGAGCACTCG TCCTCGGAGCACATCCCGCCGGGTTATGAGGTGGTTTCCCTGCTGGAGGCCCTCAATGGGCCCCTGACGCCATCGCCGGCCGCGCTGCCCCTGCGGGCCCTGGGGGACCCCCCCGGCGTGGGGACCCTGCCCTCGTACGGCAGCGAGGGCCCCCTGCCCGCCCTGAGGGCCCTGGCACCCCTGGAGCGCCTGCCCGACTGCGGCCCCACGGGGCTCAAGCTCAAGAGGAGCATCTCCAA GTCCATCTCACAGAATTCCTCCATCCTGCCCgaagaggaggatgagaagTCGTGCACTGAGTCAGAGCTGAGGGTGGCCAGGAGGAGATCCCCAGCCCGGCATGAGGAG GAATGTGGTGCAACCCCAGAGAGTGAAAACCTCACCCTGTCATCATCAGGAGCCATCGACCAGTCCTCGTGCACTGGGACACCCCTGTCCTCCACCATCTCGTCCCCAGAAG AGCCCgtgagcagcagcctggctcagTCCGTCATGTCCATGGCCTCCTCCCAGAGCCAGCACTCCCAGCTCAGCACCGACACCGTGTCCTCCATGTCTGGCTCCTACATCGCCCCTGGCacggaggaggaagaggaggaggaggaggaagaggagggggacATGCTCCCCTCGCCCGCGGCCGCGAGCGCCACAGCCTCTGATGGAGAG TCAACACCTGTGGAGTCCCCAGATGATCTGAACTTTGTCAGCATCTCTGCCGAGGAGCGCGATGCCGAG GGCAACGATGTGCTGGAGGACGAGGATGCCTCTCCCACACAGGAAGACG GCCCGAGGACAGGCGCTTTCCTCGGTCTGAGCTGTGACAATAACAATGACATGGGCATCGCACACGTGAGAGCGCTGGACAATAAACTGTGCTCTGAGGCCTGCTTACCTG
- the RNF157 gene encoding E3 ubiquitin ligase RNF157 isoform X3, whose protein sequence is MGALTSRQNAGVEEVDIPANSVYRYPPKSGSYFANHFIMGGEKFDSTHPEGYLFGENSDLNFLGNRPVVFPYAAPPPQEPVKTLRSLINIRKDTLRLVKCSEEVKTPGEEVSKAKVHYNVEFTFDTDARVAITIYYQATEEFHNGVASYTPRDNSLQSETVHYKRGVCQQFCVPSHTIDPSEWSEEELGFDLDREVYPMVVQAVVDEGEEHSGHCHVLLATFEKHSDGTFCVKPLKQKQVVDGVSYLLQEIYGIENKYNTQDSKVAEDEVSDNSAECVVCLSDVRDTLILPCRHLCLCNTCADTLRYQANNCPICRLPFRALLQIRAMRKKLGPLSPTSFNPIIAAQSSDSEEHSSSEHIPPGYEVVSLLEALNGPLTPSPAALPLRALGDPPGVGTLPSYGSEGPLPALRALAPLERLPDCGPTGLKLKRSISKSISQNSSILPEEEDEKSCTESELRVARRRSPARHEEECGATPESENLTLSSSGAIDQSSCTGTPLSSTISSPEEPVSSSLAQSVMSMASSQSQHSQLSTDTVSSMSGSYIAPGTEEEEEEEEEEEGDMLPSPAAASATASDGESTPVESPDDLNFVSISAEERDAEGNDVLEDEDASPTQEDGPRTGAFLGLSCDNNNDMGIAHVRALDNKLCSEACLPAAVPDSCPINIEE, encoded by the exons GGAGTTACTTCGCCAACCACTTCATCATGGGCGGGGAGAAGTTCGACTCCACGCACCCCGAGGGCTACCTGTTCGGCGAGAACAGCGACCTCAACTTCCTGGGCAACCGGCCCGTGGTG TTCCCTTATGCTGCTCCACCTCCTCAGGAACCCGTGAAGACCCTCAGGAGTTTAATCAACATCCGCAAGGACACCCTGCGCCTCGTCAA gTGCTCGGAGGAGGTGAAGACCCCGGGGGAAGAAGTGAGCAAAGCCAAGGTGCACTACAATGTGGAGTTCACCTTCGACACAGACGCCCGTGTGGCCATAACCATCTACTACCAGGCAACTGAGGAGTTCCACAACGGGGTGGCGAG ctacACCCCCAGGGACAACAGCCTGCAGTCGGAGACAGTGCACTACAAGCGGGGGGTGTGCCAGCAGTTCTGTGTGCCCTCCCACACCATCGACCCCTCTGAGTGGAGCGAGGAGGAG ctgggcTTCGACCTGGACCGCGAGGTTTATCCCATGGTGGTGCAGGCAGTGGTGGATGAAGGagagg AGCACAGTGGGCACTGCCACGTGCTGCTGGCCACCTTTGAGAAG CACAGTGATGGCACCTTCTGCGTGAAGCCCCTCAAGCAGAAGCAAGTG GTGGATGGTGTGAGCTACCTCCTGCAGGAGATCTATGGCATCGAGAACAAGTACAACACACAGGACTCCAAG GTGGCCGAGGATGAGGTGAGCGATAACAGCGCCGAGTGCGTGGTGTGCCTGTCGGACGTGCGGGACACGCTGATCCTGCCCTGCCGCCACCTCTGCCTGTGCAACACCTGCGCCGACACCCTGCGCTACCAGGCCAACAACTGCCCCATCTGCAGGCTGC ctttcCGAGCCCTGCTTCAAATCCGAGCCATGAGGAAGAAGCTGGGCCCGCTCTCGCCCACCAGCTTCAACCCCATCATCGCCGCACAGAGCTCGGACTCCGAGGAGCACTCG TCCTCGGAGCACATCCCGCCGGGTTATGAGGTGGTTTCCCTGCTGGAGGCCCTCAATGGGCCCCTGACGCCATCGCCGGCCGCGCTGCCCCTGCGGGCCCTGGGGGACCCCCCCGGCGTGGGGACCCTGCCCTCGTACGGCAGCGAGGGCCCCCTGCCCGCCCTGAGGGCCCTGGCACCCCTGGAGCGCCTGCCCGACTGCGGCCCCACGGGGCTCAAGCTCAAGAGGAGCATCTCCAA GTCCATCTCACAGAATTCCTCCATCCTGCCCgaagaggaggatgagaagTCGTGCACTGAGTCAGAGCTGAGGGTGGCCAGGAGGAGATCCCCAGCCCGGCATGAGGAG GAATGTGGTGCAACCCCAGAGAGTGAAAACCTCACCCTGTCATCATCAGGAGCCATCGACCAGTCCTCGTGCACTGGGACACCCCTGTCCTCCACCATCTCGTCCCCAGAAG AGCCCgtgagcagcagcctggctcagTCCGTCATGTCCATGGCCTCCTCCCAGAGCCAGCACTCCCAGCTCAGCACCGACACCGTGTCCTCCATGTCTGGCTCCTACATCGCCCCTGGCacggaggaggaagaggaggaggaggaggaagaggagggggacATGCTCCCCTCGCCCGCGGCCGCGAGCGCCACAGCCTCTGATGGAGAG TCAACACCTGTGGAGTCCCCAGATGATCTGAACTTTGTCAGCATCTCTGCCGAGGAGCGCGATGCCGAG GGCAACGATGTGCTGGAGGACGAGGATGCCTCTCCCACACAGGAAGACG GCCCGAGGACAGGCGCTTTCCTCGGTCTGAGCTGTGACAATAACAATGACATGGGCATCGCACACGTGAGAGCGCTGGACAATAAACTGTGCTCTGAGGCCTGCTTACCTG